The Metabacillus sediminilitoris genome window below encodes:
- the panD gene encoding aspartate 1-decarboxylase: MFRTMLNAKIHRARVTEANLNYVGSITIDEDIIDAVGMAANEKVQIVNNNNGARFETYIIAGERGSGVVCLNGAAARLVQEGDIIIILTYTLIPEENVSSHNPKIAIMDENNNIVEIIGHEPAATIM; this comes from the coding sequence ATGTTTCGTACAATGCTAAATGCAAAAATTCATCGAGCGCGTGTAACAGAAGCGAATTTAAATTATGTTGGAAGTATTACAATTGATGAAGATATCATTGATGCTGTGGGAATGGCTGCAAACGAAAAGGTTCAGATAGTCAATAATAATAATGGTGCACGATTTGAAACATATATTATTGCAGGTGAAAGAGGAAGCGGCGTCGTATGTTTAAATGGTGCAGCTGCAAGGTTAGTACAAGAAGGAGATATTATCATTATCCTTACTTACACATTAATTCCCGAAGAAAATGTTTCTTCACACAATCCTAAAATCGCAATCATGGATGAAAATAATAATATTGTAGAAATAATCGGTCACGAGCCAGCAGCAACAATCATGTAA
- the panC gene encoding pantoate--beta-alanine ligase has product MNVITTKKELRQKITEYKNKNVTIGFVPTMGFLHEGHLKLLDEARKANDIVVLSVFVNPLQFGPNEDFDSYPRNIKRDEELAKLAGVDLLFSPSVNEMYPNKPSYTVTVTSRVHVLCGRSREGHFDGVATILTKLFNLIEPNRAYFGMKDAQQVAVIDGLINEFEFPVQLEAVETIREEDGLAKSSRNVYLSEKERKQAPSIYKSLLAAKQLILQGERNKTKINHLITHIINEETDGNIDYVETLSYPDLEEVEIISGKCIIAVAVKFTGARLIDNITIEVQ; this is encoded by the coding sequence ATGAATGTGATTACAACTAAAAAAGAATTAAGGCAGAAAATAACGGAATATAAAAATAAAAATGTAACGATCGGGTTCGTACCAACAATGGGATTTTTACATGAAGGACATTTGAAACTTTTAGATGAAGCACGAAAAGCAAATGATATTGTCGTATTAAGTGTTTTTGTAAATCCATTACAATTTGGGCCGAATGAAGACTTTGATTCCTATCCAAGAAATATAAAAAGAGACGAAGAATTGGCAAAACTTGCTGGTGTAGATCTTTTATTCAGTCCAAGCGTAAATGAAATGTATCCAAATAAACCTTCATATACTGTTACTGTAACTTCAAGAGTTCATGTCCTTTGTGGGAGATCGAGAGAAGGACATTTTGACGGGGTCGCAACAATTTTAACAAAGCTCTTTAATTTAATTGAGCCTAACCGCGCTTACTTTGGAATGAAAGATGCACAACAAGTAGCAGTTATTGATGGCTTAATAAATGAATTTGAATTTCCCGTTCAATTAGAAGCAGTCGAAACGATTAGAGAGGAAGATGGTCTAGCCAAAAGCTCACGAAATGTATACTTGAGCGAAAAAGAAAGAAAACAAGCGCCATCTATTTATAAAAGCTTATTAGCAGCTAAACAATTAATTTTACAAGGGGAACGTAACAAAACAAAGATTAATCACCTCATTACACATATCATTAATGAAGAAACGGATGGAAACATTGATTATGTTGAGACTCTTTCATATCCTGACTTAGAAGAAGTTGAGATAATTAGCGGAAAATGTATCATTGCTGTCGCTGTCAAGTTTACTGGAGCAAGACTAATTGATAATATCACGATCGAAGTTCAATAA
- the panB gene encoding 3-methyl-2-oxobutanoate hydroxymethyltransferase translates to MKTRLDFMNMKQIGEPITMVTAYDYPSAKHVEQAGVDMILVGDSLGMVVLGYDSTIPVTVEDMIHHTKAVKRGANDTFVVTDMPFMSYHLSKAESMKNATRIMQEGGADALKLEGADGVAEIIEALTHGGIPVVSHLGLTPQSVNVLGGYKVQGKNAMAARKLIDDAKKCQDAGAIALVLECVPQQLAEEITKQLEIPTIGIGAGAKTDGQVLVYHDLIGYGSEKVPKFVKKYAALASTVEQAISQYIIEVKNRSFPDESHSFNMKEEELFSIYGGIKR, encoded by the coding sequence ATGAAGACAAGACTTGATTTTATGAACATGAAACAAATTGGTGAACCGATCACAATGGTAACGGCTTATGATTATCCAAGTGCAAAACATGTTGAACAAGCTGGAGTCGATATGATCCTTGTTGGTGACTCCTTAGGCATGGTTGTTTTAGGCTATGATTCTACAATTCCAGTTACAGTTGAGGATATGATCCATCATACAAAAGCGGTAAAACGCGGCGCAAACGACACGTTTGTTGTTACAGATATGCCATTTATGTCTTATCATCTTTCAAAAGCAGAATCGATGAAAAATGCAACTCGTATTATGCAAGAAGGGGGAGCAGATGCTTTAAAGCTTGAAGGAGCCGATGGAGTTGCAGAAATTATTGAAGCGCTTACTCATGGTGGTATACCTGTAGTCTCACATCTTGGTCTTACACCCCAGTCTGTTAATGTACTAGGCGGATACAAAGTACAAGGGAAAAATGCAATGGCTGCACGAAAATTAATAGATGATGCAAAGAAATGTCAAGATGCAGGAGCTATTGCTCTTGTCTTAGAATGTGTACCACAACAATTGGCCGAAGAAATAACAAAACAATTAGAAATTCCTACAATAGGGATTGGTGCAGGAGCAAAAACAGACGGTCAAGTCTTGGTGTATCATGATTTAATTGGCTATGGATCCGAAAAAGTACCGAAATTTGTTAAAAAGTATGCTGCGTTAGCTTCAACGGTTGAACAGGCTATTAGTCAATATATTATAGAGGTAAAAAATCGATCTTTTCCCGATGAATCTCATTCCTTTAACATGAAAGAAGAAGAGCTATTTAGCATATATGGGGGAATAAAGAGATGA
- a CDS encoding biotin--[acetyl-CoA-carboxylase] ligase: protein MQTGLRTKLLEAFSKADGEFLSGQKISEYIGCSRTAVWKHIEDLRKEGYELEGVRRLGYRITKKPDKISSNEIQLGLKTNIMGRHIHFEQTVSSTQKIAQSLANDGCPDGMIVVADEQTDGRGRMARAWYSPSGTGIWMSMIIRPNIPVNQTPQLTLLTAVAIVQAIEELTPLRPTIKWPNDIMLNGKKIVGILTELQAEADKVHSVIIGTGINVNQTIEHFPEELRNIATSIKIETGTNLERAQLIQMILLKFEGLYSLYLTKGFKPIKLLWEGYAISLNKMIVARTLRGSIEGKAIGINDDGVLLIETADRSIERIYSADIEIK, encoded by the coding sequence TTGCAAACAGGACTTCGAACAAAATTACTAGAGGCCTTCTCAAAAGCAGATGGAGAATTTTTATCAGGTCAAAAAATAAGTGAATATATAGGTTGTTCTAGAACGGCTGTTTGGAAACATATTGAAGATTTACGTAAAGAAGGCTATGAGCTTGAAGGTGTTCGGCGATTAGGCTATCGAATAACAAAAAAGCCAGATAAAATAAGCAGTAATGAAATTCAATTAGGCTTAAAGACGAATATCATGGGACGCCACATCCATTTTGAACAGACCGTTTCTTCTACACAGAAAATAGCACAGAGTCTAGCAAATGACGGTTGTCCAGATGGAATGATCGTTGTAGCTGATGAACAGACGGATGGAAGAGGAAGAATGGCTAGAGCATGGTATTCTCCAAGTGGTACAGGTATTTGGATGAGTATGATTATTCGCCCGAACATACCGGTTAATCAAACACCTCAGCTAACACTTTTAACCGCTGTGGCGATTGTACAAGCAATCGAAGAGTTAACACCCCTTAGACCAACAATAAAATGGCCAAACGATATTATGTTAAATGGGAAAAAAATCGTTGGCATATTAACGGAGTTACAAGCTGAAGCGGATAAAGTGCATTCTGTGATCATTGGAACTGGAATAAATGTAAATCAAACAATTGAGCATTTTCCTGAGGAACTTCGAAATATTGCAACATCTATTAAGATTGAAACAGGGACAAACCTTGAGAGAGCACAGTTAATTCAAATGATCTTATTGAAATTTGAAGGATTATACTCTTTATATTTGACTAAAGGGTTTAAGCCAATTAAGCTGCTTTGGGAAGGATATGCTATTAGTTTAAATAAAATGATTGTTGCAAGAACTCTTCGTGGATCGATTGAAGGCAAAGCAATTGGAATTAATGATGATGGCGTTTTATTAATCGAAACGGCAGATCGGTCAATTGAACGAATTTATTCAGCTGATATAGAGATAAAATAA
- a CDS encoding CCA tRNA nucleotidyltransferase, translating to MDTPFIEAKPILEKLHKAGYEAYYVGGAVRDYLLKRKIGDVDIATSAKPYEVQDLFSKTIDVGAKHGTIIVLHKNIPYEVTTYRTESEYEDYRRPKKVSYITSLKEDLRRRDFTINAMAMGIDGEIQDYFNGKAHIKAKLIQTVGSPSERFTEDALRMLRAVRFISQLDFTLCPRTIEAIKEHIQLLNVISVERKTIEMEKLLKGMNIKTALHMIVETNLNKYLPGLDMKKQELRLLATYNMQLLETNEELWTLLTFFIKPTRIDHFLREWKLPVKLIKSVEKNIHLLTILQQNPWSDLLLYEAGYETALSVERLRTVMTKPDELKANINKIKHSFSQLPLQSRDQIAVKGHEVIQTLNKTPGPWVSKAISEIEKAIVTKKLANNSSAIKEWLMSCKQDFEQNY from the coding sequence ATGGATACCCCATTTATAGAAGCAAAACCTATATTAGAAAAGCTGCATAAAGCTGGCTACGAAGCCTATTATGTTGGGGGAGCAGTTAGGGATTATCTTTTAAAACGCAAGATAGGGGATGTTGATATAGCAACATCTGCAAAGCCTTATGAAGTACAGGATTTATTTAGCAAAACAATTGACGTTGGGGCAAAGCATGGAACAATTATCGTATTACATAAAAACATTCCATATGAAGTAACAACTTATCGTACTGAATCAGAATATGAAGATTATCGAAGACCGAAAAAAGTTTCTTACATAACATCATTAAAAGAAGATTTACGGCGGAGAGATTTTACAATAAATGCAATGGCTATGGGCATTGATGGTGAAATTCAAGACTATTTTAATGGTAAGGCTCATATTAAAGCGAAACTTATTCAAACAGTAGGATCTCCTTCAGAAAGATTTACAGAGGATGCTTTACGCATGTTAAGAGCTGTTAGATTTATTAGTCAGTTGGATTTTACATTATGTCCTCGTACAATTGAGGCGATAAAAGAACATATTCAACTTTTAAATGTCATTTCCGTTGAGCGAAAAACGATCGAAATGGAAAAGCTTTTAAAAGGTATGAATATAAAAACTGCACTGCATATGATTGTTGAAACAAACTTGAATAAATATTTACCTGGATTAGATATGAAAAAGCAGGAATTGAGATTGCTTGCGACATATAACATGCAATTATTAGAAACAAATGAAGAGCTTTGGACTTTATTAACTTTTTTTATAAAACCTACAAGAATTGATCACTTTTTGAGGGAATGGAAATTACCAGTTAAACTTATTAAATCGGTAGAAAAAAATATCCATCTATTAACGATTTTACAACAAAACCCTTGGTCAGATCTTTTATTATATGAAGCGGGTTATGAAACAGCACTATCTGTCGAAAGGCTTCGTACTGTAATGACCAAACCGGACGAATTGAAGGCTAATATAAATAAAATAAAACATTCTTTTTCACAACTTCCGCTTCAAAGTAGAGATCAGATCGCAGTGAAAGGTCATGAAGTCATCCAAACCCTGAATAAAACACCAGGTCCATGGGTCTCAAAAGCAATTTCTGAAATTGAAAAAGCAATAGTTACTAAAAAACTTGCAAATAATAGTTCGGCAATAAAGGAGTGGCTTATGAGTTGCAAACAGGACTTCGAACAAAATTACTAG
- the bshA gene encoding N-acetyl-alpha-D-glucosaminyl L-malate synthase BshA — MKKKLKIGITCYPSVGGSGVVATELGKLLAERGHEIHFITSSLPFRLNKVYCNITFHEVEVNQYSVFKYPPYDLALASKMAEVAKREKLDLLHVHYAIPHAICAFLAKQMIGEDLKIVTTLHGTDITVLGYDQSLSDLIRFGIETSDKVTAVSHSLVEQTIELLQPKKQIETVYNFIDDRIYFKKNTTHLKREYGIDEDEKVIIHVSNFRKVKRVQDVIYSFQLIQRKINAKLLLVGDGPEMSFVSRLVRELGLTDKVLFLGKQDNLEQLYSISDLMLLLSEKESFGLVLLEAMACGVPCIGTNIGGIPEVIHEGKTGFLSEIGDINTVSNHAIHILSNPDLHKKMSEHAIYIAKNDFHSEKIVSQYESIYYDLLS; from the coding sequence ATGAAAAAAAAGCTTAAAATTGGAATTACCTGCTATCCCTCTGTTGGTGGTTCAGGTGTAGTAGCAACAGAGCTTGGCAAGCTGCTTGCTGAACGGGGTCATGAAATTCATTTTATTACATCAAGTTTGCCTTTTCGTTTAAATAAAGTTTATTGTAATATTACATTTCATGAAGTGGAAGTAAATCAGTATTCAGTATTTAAATATCCTCCATATGATTTAGCATTAGCTAGTAAAATGGCAGAAGTCGCTAAAAGAGAAAAATTAGACTTATTACATGTACATTACGCAATTCCACATGCTATCTGTGCATTTTTAGCTAAACAAATGATTGGTGAGGATCTTAAGATTGTTACAACTCTTCATGGTACAGATATTACGGTTCTAGGTTATGACCAATCACTTTCAGATTTGATTCGTTTTGGCATTGAAACCTCTGATAAAGTAACAGCCGTTTCACATTCACTAGTGGAACAAACAATTGAACTCCTTCAACCTAAAAAACAGATTGAAACGGTTTATAATTTTATTGATGATCGTATTTACTTTAAGAAAAACACAACACACTTAAAACGAGAATATGGAATCGATGAGGATGAAAAGGTCATCATCCATGTATCAAATTTTCGAAAAGTAAAACGTGTTCAGGATGTGATCTATTCTTTCCAATTAATTCAGCGAAAAATTAACGCGAAATTACTACTAGTTGGTGATGGTCCTGAAATGTCGTTTGTCAGTCGACTTGTAAGAGAATTAGGTCTTACAGATAAAGTTCTTTTTCTAGGTAAACAAGACAATTTGGAGCAACTATATTCTATTAGTGATTTGATGCTACTATTATCAGAAAAAGAAAGTTTTGGCTTGGTTCTGTTAGAAGCAATGGCATGTGGAGTACCGTGTATTGGTACGAACATTGGAGGAATACCTGAAGTCATTCATGAGGGGAAGACAGGTTTTCTAAGTGAAATTGGTGATATTAATACTGTATCAAATCATGCCATTCATATATTATCAAATCCTGATCTACATAAGAAAATGTCGGAACATGCGATATATATAGCAAAAAATGATTTTCATTCTGAGAAAATTGTTTCGCAATATGAATCAATTTACTATGATCTGCTTAGCTAA
- the bshB1 gene encoding bacillithiol biosynthesis deacetylase BshB1, with translation MSKTLDILAIGAHPDDVEIGMGGTIAKYSKLGHKIGICDLTMAELSSNGTVSIRQQEAKRAGEILGITNRIQLQLPDRGLLLTEAAIKSIVTIIREYQPKIVFIPYFEDRHPDHGNCSRLVEEAVFSAGIKKYKDEMEQLPHRVQSTFYYMINGFHKPDFVIDISHTINQKLSSLRAYESQFEKSNGSTDTPLTNGYIESVENRERLFGKEVGVIYAEGFKTKKPILLSNDLLGDV, from the coding sequence ATGAGTAAAACACTTGATATTCTTGCAATTGGCGCCCATCCAGACGATGTGGAAATCGGGATGGGAGGAACAATAGCAAAATATAGTAAACTTGGGCATAAAATCGGTATTTGTGATTTAACGATGGCTGAACTTTCTTCAAATGGCACTGTTTCGATTCGTCAACAGGAAGCAAAACGAGCTGGGGAAATTTTAGGCATAACAAATAGAATTCAATTACAATTACCTGATCGGGGCCTTCTTTTAACAGAAGCTGCGATCAAGTCAATTGTAACTATTATTAGAGAATATCAACCTAAAATTGTCTTTATCCCTTATTTTGAGGATCGTCATCCTGATCATGGAAATTGTTCCAGATTAGTAGAGGAAGCAGTATTTTCTGCAGGTATAAAAAAGTATAAAGACGAAATGGAACAATTACCACATCGTGTTCAATCAACTTTTTATTATATGATTAATGGTTTTCATAAGCCTGATTTTGTCATTGATATTTCACATACAATCAATCAGAAATTATCAAGTCTTCGTGCGTATGAAAGTCAATTTGAGAAATCAAATGGTTCGACAGATACACCATTAACAAACGGGTATATTGAGAGTGTAGAGAATAGGGAGAGATTGTTTGGAAAAGAGGTTGGTGTCATATACGCAGAAGGGTTTAAAACGAAAAAGCCAATTTTACTTTCAAATGACTTATTAGGTGATGTGTGA
- the mgsA gene encoding methylglyoxal synthase translates to MKIALIAHDKKKTDLVQFVMAYQPIFEDHELFATGTTGLRIQEASGLSIHRFQSGPLGGDQEIGALIAKNDMDMVIFFRDPLTAQPHEPDITALIRLCDVYAIPLATNMGTAEMLIRGLERGDLNWRNVIHKQGAENE, encoded by the coding sequence ATGAAAATTGCATTAATTGCTCATGATAAAAAGAAAACAGACCTAGTACAATTTGTAATGGCATATCAACCTATTTTTGAAGATCACGAACTTTTTGCAACAGGTACTACAGGTTTACGAATTCAGGAAGCAAGTGGACTATCAATTCATCGTTTTCAATCAGGTCCATTAGGTGGAGATCAAGAAATTGGTGCTTTGATCGCTAAAAATGATATGGATATGGTTATTTTCTTTCGAGATCCATTAACAGCACAACCGCATGAGCCGGATATTACAGCATTAATTCGCCTTTGTGATGTATATGCAATACCTTTAGCGACAAATATGGGTACAGCTGAAATGCTTATCAGAGGTCTGGAACGCGGAGATTTAAATTGGAGAAACGTGATACATAAACAAGGAGCAGAAAATGAGTAA
- the dapB gene encoding 4-hydroxy-tetrahydrodipicolinate reductase, translating into MEEIKIVIAGPRGRMGSEAVKLVEETTHFTLVGVVDHKHDGWSLKELDGFNADVPIYSDIDKCFFETKPDVLIDLTTPEIGKIHTKKALINGVRPVVGTTGFSEDDLKELQQLTSEKGIGAIIAPNFAIGAILMMKFSQMAAKYFQDVEIIEQHHDQKLDAPSGTGIKTAEMISAVREEKQQGHPNEKELIPGARGANFDGIRLHSVRLPGLIAHQEVMFGGDGQTLKIRHDSYNRASFMSGVKLAVENVMKVDLLVYGLENIIE; encoded by the coding sequence ATGGAAGAGATTAAGATTGTGATTGCGGGGCCCAGAGGCAGAATGGGTAGTGAGGCAGTGAAGCTTGTAGAAGAAACAACACATTTTACACTAGTTGGAGTAGTAGATCATAAACATGACGGGTGGAGCTTAAAGGAACTAGATGGCTTTAACGCTGACGTACCAATTTATTCTGATATTGATAAGTGTTTTTTTGAAACGAAACCAGATGTATTAATTGATTTAACAACACCTGAAATTGGCAAAATTCATACTAAGAAGGCTTTAATAAATGGTGTAAGACCTGTTGTTGGGACAACTGGATTTTCTGAAGACGATTTAAAGGAATTACAACAATTGACATCTGAAAAAGGTATTGGAGCGATTATAGCACCAAACTTTGCAATTGGAGCAATTTTAATGATGAAATTCTCACAAATGGCTGCAAAGTACTTTCAAGATGTTGAAATTATTGAACAACATCACGATCAAAAGTTAGATGCACCATCTGGTACAGGGATAAAAACAGCCGAGATGATCTCAGCAGTAAGAGAAGAAAAACAACAAGGACATCCAAATGAAAAAGAACTCATTCCAGGTGCACGCGGAGCAAATTTTGATGGCATTCGATTACACAGTGTACGTCTTCCAGGATTAATTGCACATCAAGAAGTGATGTTTGGAGGAGATGGACAAACCTTAAAAATACGTCATGATTCATATAATCGTGCTTCATTTATGTCAGGAGTAAAACTGGCCGTTGAAAATGTAATGAAAGTAGATTTGCTTGTTTACGGATTAGAAAACATTATTGAATAA
- a CDS encoding nucleotide pyrophosphohydrolase: MKQKSMQELQKEVDQYISGFKEGYFSPLAMMARITEEVGELAREINHYYGEKPKKASEEEKEIEEELGDVLFVLICLANSLNIDLEKAHDLVMNKFQTRDKNRWTRIDSKGDLSNGRD, from the coding sequence ATGAAGCAGAAGTCGATGCAAGAACTTCAAAAAGAAGTTGATCAATACATAAGTGGATTTAAAGAAGGATATTTCTCGCCACTTGCAATGATGGCACGTATTACAGAAGAAGTTGGAGAACTAGCTAGAGAAATCAATCATTATTATGGTGAGAAGCCTAAAAAAGCTTCTGAAGAAGAGAAGGAAATTGAAGAAGAACTAGGTGATGTCTTATTTGTTCTGATCTGCCTAGCTAATTCATTAAACATAGATTTAGAAAAAGCACATGATCTTGTTATGAATAAATTTCAAACAAGAGACAAAAATCGTTGGACGAGAATAGATAGTAAAGGAGATTTATCAAATGGAAGAGATTAA
- the ypjB gene encoding sporulation protein YpjB, whose product MKKWIAAIMISMLLIYMKPALGEEAYDWESLNEISDTALQLAKQERFNESAQLLDYFAVKFKELPLENENISVDHLRTITSTHKNAKDILRDEKVSTNEKVRSLTKFRLVVDAMVSEHQPLWGSMESSIMETFTQMKNDVVEGDNQSFQHDWNQFLSLYEVIYPSIQVDLDSQRVKQMDAHISLVEDRLFQEISETSRFKQLAIMEEELKALFERVKEDEADPSLLWVMISTGSVILLSLSYAGFRKYRAEKARIEKREINKE is encoded by the coding sequence ATGAAGAAATGGATAGCCGCAATTATGATTAGTATGTTGCTGATCTACATGAAACCAGCACTTGGAGAAGAAGCATATGACTGGGAATCTTTAAATGAGATTTCTGATACAGCGTTACAACTAGCAAAGCAGGAACGTTTTAACGAGTCGGCCCAATTACTCGATTACTTTGCAGTGAAATTTAAAGAGCTCCCACTTGAAAATGAAAATATTTCAGTTGATCATTTAAGAACAATAACAAGCACTCACAAAAATGCAAAAGATATATTGCGGGATGAAAAGGTCAGCACAAATGAGAAAGTTCGATCATTAACTAAGTTTCGACTAGTTGTCGATGCTATGGTATCTGAACATCAACCTTTATGGGGTTCTATGGAATCGTCTATTATGGAAACTTTCACGCAAATGAAAAATGATGTCGTTGAAGGTGACAATCAATCCTTTCAGCATGATTGGAATCAATTCTTATCATTATACGAAGTGATTTATCCAAGCATACAGGTAGATTTAGATAGTCAGCGAGTTAAACAGATGGATGCTCATATTTCATTAGTAGAGGATCGATTGTTTCAAGAAATCTCAGAAACTAGTCGTTTTAAACAACTGGCCATAATGGAAGAAGAATTAAAGGCCCTTTTCGAGCGGGTGAAAGAAGATGAAGCAGATCCTTCGTTGTTATGGGTAATGATATCAACGGGAAGTGTTATATTATTATCATTGTCATATGCTGGCTTTAGAAAATATCGTGCAGAAAAAGCTAGAATAGAGAAACGGGAAATTAATAAAGAATAA
- a CDS encoding DUF1405 domain-containing protein, whose amino-acid sequence MKIFQYALGQKPFLIILTLINFFGTAYGYYWYRYQLADTPAHFYIFVPDSPTASLFFFIVLVGFLMHKNFPIIEALAIVTLFKYGIWAVIMNILVLMINGSLPWESYMLIASHFGMAIQGLLYAPYYRFKVWHLLLAAVWTFHNDVIDYVFGMMPRYSVIMDYINQVGYFTFWLSVISLLIAYYLVIDKRAKQLSLPKSR is encoded by the coding sequence ATGAAAATATTTCAATATGCTTTAGGTCAAAAACCTTTTTTAATAATCCTGACGTTAATAAACTTTTTCGGGACTGCATATGGCTACTATTGGTATCGATATCAATTAGCAGATACGCCTGCCCATTTTTACATATTTGTTCCTGATAGCCCTACTGCCAGCCTATTTTTCTTTATTGTATTGGTTGGATTTTTAATGCACAAAAACTTTCCAATAATTGAAGCACTAGCAATTGTTACTCTTTTTAAATATGGAATTTGGGCAGTCATTATGAATATTCTTGTATTAATGATTAATGGCAGTTTACCATGGGAAAGTTATATGTTAATTGCATCACATTTTGGTATGGCCATTCAAGGTTTACTTTATGCACCATATTACCGCTTTAAAGTCTGGCATTTGCTGCTTGCAGCCGTTTGGACTTTTCATAATGATGTAATTGATTATGTATTTGGAATGATGCCAAGATACAGTGTCATAATGGATTATATCAATCAAGTTGGATATTTTACATTTTGGTTAAGCGTCATTTCTCTATTGATTGCTTATTATTTAGTTATTGATAAACGTGCGAAACAATTAAGTCTTCCTAAGTCTAGATAA
- a CDS encoding menaquinol-cytochrome c reductase cytochrome b/c subunit — protein MHRGKGMKFVGDSRIPAERKPNIPKDYSEYPGKTEAFWPNFLLKEWLVGAVFLIGFLCLTVAHPSPLERVADPTDAGYIPLPDWYFLFLYQLLKYSFASGPYTVIGAIVIPGLAFGALMLAPFLDRGPHRRPAKRPVAVGMMILGVAATFYLTYESVATHDWEAAAEQGKIKAEADIDTSSEGYAIYKEQGCISCHGDNLEGGAAGKALVDNGLEPDKIADIAKNGQGAMPAGVFKGTDDQLKVLSEFISGVTSK, from the coding sequence ATGCATCGCGGAAAAGGTATGAAATTTGTTGGCGACTCTCGTATTCCAGCAGAGAGAAAACCAAATATTCCAAAGGACTATTCGGAATATCCAGGGAAGACAGAAGCGTTCTGGCCTAACTTCCTTTTAAAAGAGTGGTTAGTAGGTGCTGTTTTCTTAATTGGCTTTTTATGTTTAACAGTAGCCCATCCATCGCCGCTTGAGCGTGTGGCAGACCCTACTGATGCTGGTTATATTCCATTACCAGACTGGTATTTCTTATTTTTATACCAATTGTTAAAATATTCATTTGCATCAGGTCCATATACGGTTATTGGTGCTATCGTAATACCTGGATTAGCATTTGGTGCGTTAATGTTAGCTCCATTCCTAGATCGCGGACCACATCGTCGTCCTGCAAAACGACCGGTTGCTGTAGGGATGATGATTCTTGGTGTGGCTGCTACATTCTACTTAACATATGAATCAGTTGCGACACATGATTGGGAAGCAGCTGCTGAACAGGGGAAAATCAAAGCTGAAGCAGATATTGACACATCATCTGAGGGTTATGCAATCTATAAAGAGCAAGGCTGCATCTCTTGTCATGGTGATAATCTAGAAGGTGGGGCTGCAGGTAAAGCTCTCGTTGATAATGGATTAGAGCCAGATAAAATTGCAGATATTGCTAAAAATGGTCAAGGAGCAATGCCTGCAGGCGTTTTCAAAGGAACAGATGATCAATTAAAAGTTCTTTCAGAGTTTATCTCTGGTGTTACTTCAAAATAA